One region of Bartonella alsatica genomic DNA includes:
- the cobT gene encoding cobaltochelatase subunit CobT, which translates to MAINTGDNKNLTNDSLNSTLDARAFKKALSTCIRAIAGTPNLEVSFSHNKPALSKNYAHLPELPQHATDKDITIIRGLGDSIALRTAWHDTRIHTQFSPLESEARAIFDALEQTRIEAIGTLAMKGIARNLDVMLADKYQKAHYQKISTQNEAPIEEAIALLLREKITERPPPKEAGSVLELWRQEIEQKAATELNELTHHIQNQQAFAQIVRQMLVALKMTAQPEETSNNEKLRNGCELQKVAEQKSKNQKHAKLEEQTGTEEESDVQDRGKTRAIQPNSDDKDKEEQKRASWQEKSSQSKRLFTVLEQMEKLTDYKVFTRQFDEVLEVTDFCSESELNHLRHYLDKQVNHLQNIVGRLANRLQRRLMVQQNRNWNFDLEEGYLDTARLSRLIIDPMQPLSFKMESNTQFRDTIVSLLIDNSGSMRGRPITVAASCADILAQTLERCNVKVEILGFTTKTWKGGKSREQWLKQNKPNHPGRLNDLCHIIYKSADTPWRRARRNLGLMMQEGLLKENIDGEALIWAHQRLLSRHEQRRILMVISDGAPVDDSTLSVNPSNYLEKHLRAVIKIIQTHSPVELIAIGIGHDVTRYYQHAVTIMNAEELASAITKQLEVLFSDKKTHLHKRL; encoded by the coding sequence ATGGCAATCAATACTGGCGACAACAAAAATTTAACAAATGATTCTCTCAACAGTACTCTTGATGCTAGAGCTTTTAAAAAAGCACTTTCCACCTGTATTCGTGCAATTGCTGGCACACCTAACCTTGAGGTCTCTTTTAGTCATAATAAACCAGCTTTAAGCAAAAATTATGCACATTTACCGGAATTGCCACAACATGCAACAGATAAAGACATAACAATCATCCGTGGATTAGGCGATTCCATAGCTCTCCGCACAGCATGGCATGATACGCGTATTCACACACAATTTTCTCCACTAGAATCAGAAGCACGTGCCATCTTTGATGCTCTTGAGCAAACACGTATTGAAGCAATCGGTACTTTAGCCATGAAAGGTATTGCACGAAATCTTGATGTAATGCTTGCCGATAAGTATCAAAAAGCCCATTACCAAAAGATTAGCACCCAAAATGAAGCACCTATTGAAGAAGCAATTGCGCTTTTATTACGCGAAAAAATAACAGAACGCCCTCCCCCCAAAGAAGCTGGATCTGTTTTAGAGTTATGGCGTCAAGAAATTGAACAAAAAGCTGCAACAGAACTGAATGAACTAACACATCATATTCAAAACCAACAAGCATTTGCACAAATTGTTCGTCAAATGCTTGTTGCATTAAAAATGACAGCTCAACCTGAAGAAACGTCTAACAACGAAAAACTAAGAAACGGATGTGAACTTCAAAAAGTAGCAGAACAAAAAAGCAAAAACCAAAAACACGCCAAACTTGAAGAACAAACAGGTACTGAAGAAGAAAGTGATGTGCAAGACAGAGGAAAAACTCGAGCGATACAACCAAACAGCGATGATAAAGACAAAGAAGAGCAAAAAAGAGCTTCTTGGCAAGAAAAATCGAGCCAATCCAAACGTCTTTTCACTGTTTTAGAACAAATGGAAAAACTTACTGATTATAAAGTTTTCACCCGCCAATTTGATGAAGTTTTGGAAGTAACAGATTTTTGTTCTGAAAGCGAATTAAATCATTTGCGCCATTATCTTGATAAGCAAGTCAATCATCTCCAAAATATTGTTGGGCGCTTAGCAAATCGCCTACAACGCCGTCTTATGGTACAACAAAATCGCAATTGGAACTTTGACCTTGAAGAAGGATATCTCGATACAGCACGACTCTCTCGCCTTATCATTGATCCTATGCAACCACTCTCATTCAAAATGGAAAGCAATACCCAATTTCGAGATACTATTGTTTCACTACTCATTGATAATTCTGGCTCAATGCGAGGGCGACCAATTACGGTTGCAGCAAGTTGTGCAGATATTTTGGCGCAAACTCTTGAACGTTGTAATGTAAAAGTTGAAATTCTAGGCTTTACTACTAAAACTTGGAAAGGAGGGAAATCGCGCGAACAGTGGCTCAAGCAAAACAAACCCAATCATCCTGGCCGTCTTAACGATTTATGTCACATTATCTATAAAAGTGCTGATACCCCATGGCGTCGAGCACGGCGCAATCTAGGTTTAATGATGCAGGAGGGATTACTGAAAGAAAATATCGATGGTGAAGCATTGATTTGGGCGCATCAACGCCTTTTATCACGACATGAACAACGTCGCATTCTTATGGTCATTTCTGATGGAGCCCCTGTTGACGATTCGACACTATCGGTTAACCCCAGCAATTATCTGGAAAAACATTTACGCGCAGTGATTAAAATAATCCAAACACATTCACCTGTAGAACTCATTGCTATTGGAAT